The Subtercola sp. PAMC28395 genome segment CGGGCCTCGAAGACCACTCGGCTCCCGACCCCACCGCAGGCGGGAACGGGGCAGAGAGTTAGGCTCGCCGGGCCGCCGTCAGGCTCGCGCTGATCTCGGTAGCCGCGTGACGCAGGGGCGCGAGCAATGTCGCCCTCATCTCCTCCGGCGTGCGCGTACCGGCCGAGACTGACACGTTGATGGCCGCCACCACGCGCTGGGAGGCATCGAACACCGGCACAGCCATCGACCGCAGCCCGATCTCGAGCTCCTGGTCCACCAGCGCGAAGCCCTGCTCGCGCACCCGCTCGAGTTCGGCGAGGAGGGCGGCCCGGCTATCGATGGAACGCGGGGTCATCTGCGAGAACGTCACGAGGTCGAGGTGGGCGAGCAGATCGTCCGGTGCCAGACCTGCCAGCAGCACCCGCCCCATCGACGTCGTGTAGGCCTCGAAGCGGGTGCCGACGCTGATCGTCACGCTCATGATGCGCCGCACCGCCACCCTGGCGACGTAGACGATGTCGCCGCCGTCGAGCACCGAAGCCGAGCTCGATTCGCCTGTCTCGCGGGAGAGCTGCTCGAGGTACGGCTGGGCGACCTGCGGCAGGGTGAGGGCAGAGAGGTAGCTGAACCCGAGCTCGAGCACCCGCGGCGTGAGCGTAAAGAGCCGCCCGTCGGTCTGCATGTACCCGACTTCGACCAGCGTCAGCAGAAAACGCCGGGCGGTCGCCCTGGTCAACGAGGTCTGCGCAGCGATCTCGCTGAGGGTCATGGCCGGGTGGTCTGCGTCGAAGGCGCGGATGACGGTCAGACCGCGGACCAGCGACTGCACGTACTGGTCGCTCGGCTCGGGCAGCTCGCTCGCTGGTCTGGGGTCTCGCTGCTCGGCCTGCACGCCAGTCATGCTACCGGCCTGAGACTTGCTGGCGATTCGAGGCATGCCACCGGCCCGACGCATGCAGTCGGCCCGAGGCATGCAGGGCCGTGGCCGCGCAGCCCGTCGGTCAGCTGGTGGCGCGCGCCACAACCCGGCACCGTGCTCCTCAGCGCTCGAGCACGACGGCGAGACCCTGCCCGACTCCGATGCAGATCGCCGCGACACCGACTCCCCCACCCCGGCGCTCGAGGGCCCTGGCGAGGTGCAACAGAATGCGTGCGCCAGAGGCACCGAGCGGATGCCCGATGGCAAGAGCTCCACCGTCGACGTTGACCTTCTCGGGGTCGAGTTCTGGCCACAGCTTCAGGCAGGCCAGCGATTGTGCTGCGAACGCCTCGTTCAGCTCGACCACGTCGACGTCGGCCCAGGTCTTGCCTGCTCTCGCGAGCGCCTTGTTCGCCGCTTCGACCGGCGCGATGCCGAAGATGTTCGGGTCGTTGCCGGCGACGGCGCGCGAGACGATACGGGCCAGCGGCTGCGCGTCGAGCGCACCTTCGCGGCCTATGAACATCGCGGCCGCGCCGTCGTTCAGCGGTGACGAATTGCCGGCCGTGACCGAACCGTCGCGTCGGAATGCCGGCTTCAGGGTCGCAAGGGATGCCCGGGTCGAGTCGGCCCGAATACCTTCGTCACGCGCGAGGGTGGTCCCGGGCACGAGCACGACCTCGTCGTCGTAGATGCCGGCGTTCCACGCTGCATCGGCACGCTGGTGACTGCGCACGGCGAAGTCATCCTGCTCCTCGCGTGAGATCGAATAGCGGTCGGCGAGGATCTCAGCGGTCTCACCCAGGGGAATCGTCCACTCAGAGGGCATCGCCGGATTCACCATGCGCCAGCCCAGAGTGGTCGAGTGCAGCGTCTCTGAGCCCGCCGGATACGCACGCTCGGGCTTCAGCAGCACCCAGGGTGCGCGGCTCATCGATTCGACACCGCCCGCGAGAATGAGATCGGCGTCACCCGCCTCGACCGCACGACTGGCCTGGATGGCAGCTTCAAGGCCCGACCCGCAGAGACGGTTGACGGTCACACCGGGCACGGAGGTCGGAAGACCGGCGAGAATGCTCGCCATGCGCGCCACATTGCGGTTGTCTTCGCCTGCGGCATTCGCATCACCCAGAAAGACGTCGTCGATGGTCGCGGTGTCGAGTGTCGGGTGCCGCTTCACGAGCTCTGACACGACGTGGGCTGCCAGGTCATCGGGCCGCACACCGGCGAGGGACTTGCCGAACCTGCCGATGGGGGTGCGGATACCGTCGTAGATGAAGCTCTCGGTCATGCGAGGGCGCCTTTCTGTTGTGCTGAAGAGTTCGTCTGGTCTGAAGTGTTGGCACGCGCTGCGTCGTTCGCGGGTGTCAGGGTCTCGTCACGCAGCGGGAGCCCGGTGAGCTCCCGCAATTCGTCGACAGTCGTTTCGCCGACCAATTCGATGACCGCAGCACCGTCGCGGCCGAGTTCGAAGATGGCCCGGTCGGTGTACAAGCGGTCGACGCAACCGAGACCCGTGAGCGGGTACGTGCACGTGTCAACGAGCTTGGAGCGGCCGTCTTTGCTGGCGAGCTCCATCATGACGTAGACCTTCTTGGCACCGATCGCCAGATCCATCGCGCCTCCCACGGCCGGGATGGCATCGGGGGCACCCGTGCTCCAGTTGGAGAGATCGCCCTTCTCCGAGACCTGGAATGCCCCGAGCACGCAGAGGTCGAGATGACCTCCGCGCATCATCCCGAACGAATCGCCGTGGTGGAAGTACGAGGCTCCAGGCAGTTCAGTCACCGGGAGCTTTCCGGCATTGATGAGATCAGGGTCGATGTGACCCTGCTCGGCCTCCGGGCCCATTCCCAGCATGCCGTTCTCGGTGTGCAGAATGATCTCGCGATCGCTCGGCAGGTAGTTCGAGACCAGCGTCGGGAGCCCGATTCCGAGGTTCATGTACGCGCCGTCCGGTACGTCGGCCGCCAAACGTTCTGCGATCTGTCGACGTGTCCACGAGTTACCTGACATCAGCCCACTCCTCTTTCTCGAATCGGTCACCGGTCTCGACGACGCGGTCCACATAGATGCCGGGAGTGACGACGTTCTCGGGGTCGATCTCGCCGAGCGGAACGATACGGTCGACCTGGGCCACCGTGATGGTCGCCGCGCTGGCCATGATCGGCCCGAAATTGCGCGAAGTCTTGCGAAACGTCAGGTTTCCCAGCCTGTCGGCCCGGTACGCACTGATGAGCGCGAAATCGGCGGTAATCGGATGCTCGAGAACGTATCCTCGCCCGTCGATCACGCGGGTCTCCTTGCCCTCCGCGAGCTGGGTACCGTACCCGGTTGGGCTGAAGAAGGCGCCGATCCCGGCTCCGGCCGCACGGATGCGTTCGGCGAGGTTGCCCTGCGGAACAAGTTCGAGCTCGATCTCGCCGGCACGATAGAGAGCGTCGAACACGTAGGAGTCGGTCTGGCGCGGAAAAGAGCAGACGATCTTCTTCACTCTCCCCGCCTTGAGCAGAGCTGCGAGGCCGGTATCGCCGTTGCCCGCATTGTTGCTCACCACGGTGAGGCCGGTCGAGCCCTGCTTCAGCAGGGCTTCGATCAACTCGACGGGCTGCCCGGCGAGGCCGAAACCGCCGATCATGATTGTGGCGCCGTCTGGAATGTCGGCCAGGGCGGCCGAAGCGCTCTCACTGGTCTTTGAAATCATCGTCACTCTCCGCTGGGTGAAGTTGCAGTTCCGTGAAGCTACAGGCCGGTGAAGCTTCAGCCTTCTCAAGCTCGCATTGTTCGTCTGTCGAACTTTTGTTCGTATCTCGATACTACGCGAATGCGCGACAAATCACCAGAGCAGGCGACGAAAGGTCAAAGCCAGGCAGGGCGGGCGCTGGAACGGTGCGGTTCGACCCGACGAAGGTGCAGAGCCGGCCGGAGAATGATGCGTGCTACGAGAGCGTCAGGTCCACATCGTCAGGCCGGAGTCGGTGAGTCGCGCCTTCGTGTCGTCGGCGGTCAGTGGCCGGCCGTAGAGAAAGCCCTGGGCGTGGGTGATGCCGAGGTCGACCAGCGTCTGGTGACCCGACTGGGTCTCGACACCCTCGACGACGGTATGCATCTGCAGGTCGCTGACGAGGTGGGCCACCGAACTCAGGATGATCTTGTGGCGCGGGTTGGTCTCGTCGGCAAGAAAGACCTTGTCGATCTTCACCGTGTGCAGCGGCATGCGCAGCAGGGCCGCTGCGCTGGCGTGATCCTGTCCGTAGTCGTCGAGCGCGAACGAGATCCCCGACTGCGTGAGGCTCCTCATCTGCTCGATCGCATCGGTGTTCAGGTCACTGATCGACGCCTCGGTGAACTCCAGACGCAGCTGCACCCTGGGGTGCGACTTCCGCATCGCCTCGAGATGCTCCAGCAGCTCGGGAGACGTGATCTGCGTGGCCTCGATGTTGATGTGCAGCGTCGGCGCGCCCGGTTCGATGTCGAGGAACTCCTCCATCGCCACATACGCGTCGGTGACGATGTCGATGGTGAGCCGGTCGAGAAGGCCCTGCTTGCGCGCCTCGCTGATGACGATCGGCGGAATGATGTTGGAGCCGTCTGGTGTGGTCAGCCGGGCCAGGGCCTCGAACCCGATGATGCGTTCGGCTTCGAGGTCGACGATCGGCTGGTACACCACGAACACGGTACGATCCCTGATCGCGGCAGAGACATCCGACGCCTTCGACCGCGAGTAGTCCGCCATGAGCGCGCTCGCTGGCAGGGGCCTGCCGAGCGACCCGTCGAACATGCGAACGGTGTTGCGGCCGGCCTTCTTGGCCGTGAACAGAACGGTGTCGGCGAGTTCGAACAGTGACGAGATCTCTTCGGCAGAGCCACCCCGCCCGATCGCACCCCCGATGCTCGCTGTGACATGGGGCTTGAGCTCGGCCGAGGCAAGATTGCTCCGAAGGCGCTCGGCCAGTAGAGCGAGGTCGGCGGATGATCGCACCACCGAGAACACGGCGAACTCTTCACCGCCAGTACGAACTGCGATGTCGGCCGCCCTGATGGTGCTCTGGATGGTCTCTGCGGTCCGCGACAGAACGCTGTCGCCCGTGCGGTGCCCGAATTCGTCATTGACCTTCTTGAAGTGGTCGAGGTCGAGCACGAGGCAGCCGAGCAACTGCTCATCGCGCTCGGCCACAGCGTCTAGCAGAGGCACCTGGATCTCCATGCCCCGCCGGTTGAGCAGGCCCGTCAGTGGGTCGGTGTGTGCAAGCTGCAGGGCGGCATCCCGCTCGAGTTCGAGAAAGGCCCTGAGGCGCACGATCAGAAAGGTTGCCGTTATCGCGAGCCCGATATAGATGAGGTAGGCGGCGATGATCGTGCTGCTGCGAAAACCGAGCACGAGAAGTGCCAGGGCGTGGCCGACGAGCCCGATCGCCATTCCTGGCCGGAACGTGTCGAGTGCAATGGCCGACATGGCGAGCCCGAGCAGGGAGAACGCGGCGATCACCGCCAGTTCGGGCGACGTGATCACAAACCCGACGAACGCGAGCACGATCATGGCGGCAACGATCAGGATTCTGCCCGGGATGTGCGAGGTCAGTTCGCGGTTGCGAATGAGAATCGCGACAATGATCGCCGCAACAGACAGGAATCCGAGTACCAAGCGCAACCACGACGGCTGGATGTCGACGAAAAGCGCGAAGAACGCATAACGAATCGAGGTTTCGACGGCGAGAATCTGAACAACGCGCGAGCGGAAGCCATTCTGCAAGCTGTCTGTTCTACTCATCGCCCAGCCCCCACTTCTCGCCCTGCTCCGACAATCGCGAAGCTCTGCGAGGCCTCCAACGCAAATCTACCGTTCGGAGCACTTTCGCGCGAACAGGGGATAGGCATGCAGCCATGCTTAGGATTAAGGGCAAGGAAAGCAGGCTCAGGTCCATGACCACAACCACTTCACCCACACCCGCGGCGCGCGTCGCACCCTCGACCCCGTCAGCGGCTGGGTCGGCACTCGCGCCAGCGTCCCCCCTCACCGACACCGAGGTCGAAGTGCTGCGCCGCGACTTCGGCATTCTCGGGTCGCAGGTGAACGGCCATCCACTCGTCTATCTCGACTCTGGCGCAACGGCACAGAAGCCGATGAGCGTGCTCGACGCAGAACGCGCCTACTATCTGACCGAGAATGCGGCAGTGCATCGCGGTGCGCACACCCTCGCAGCTGAGGCCACCGAGCGGTTCGAGAATGCGCGCGAGACGGTCGCCCGATTCATCGGCGCACAGCCCGACGAGGTCGTCTGGACTTCGAACGCCACCGAGGGCATCAACCTCGTGGCCTACGCGCTCTCTAACGCGAGCCTCGGGCGCGGGGGCCCGGCTGCTGAGGCGCTGAAGATCGGCCCCGGCGATGAGATCGTCGTCACCGAGATGGAGCACCACGCCAACCTGATTCCATGGCAGGAGCTCGCCGCGCGCACCGGCGCCACACTGAAGTACATACCCCTCAACGACGACGGCACTCTGCGCATG includes the following:
- a CDS encoding 3-oxoacid CoA-transferase subunit A, whose amino-acid sequence is MISKTSESASAALADIPDGATIMIGGFGLAGQPVELIEALLKQGSTGLTVVSNNAGNGDTGLAALLKAGRVKKIVCSFPRQTDSYVFDALYRAGEIELELVPQGNLAERIRAAGAGIGAFFSPTGYGTQLAEGKETRVIDGRGYVLEHPITADFALISAYRADRLGNLTFRKTSRNFGPIMASAATITVAQVDRIVPLGEIDPENVVTPGIYVDRVVETGDRFEKEEWADVR
- a CDS encoding EAL domain-containing protein encodes the protein MSRTDSLQNGFRSRVVQILAVETSIRYAFFALFVDIQPSWLRLVLGFLSVAAIIVAILIRNRELTSHIPGRILIVAAMIVLAFVGFVITSPELAVIAAFSLLGLAMSAIALDTFRPGMAIGLVGHALALLVLGFRSSTIIAAYLIYIGLAITATFLIVRLRAFLELERDAALQLAHTDPLTGLLNRRGMEIQVPLLDAVAERDEQLLGCLVLDLDHFKKVNDEFGHRTGDSVLSRTAETIQSTIRAADIAVRTGGEEFAVFSVVRSSADLALLAERLRSNLASAELKPHVTASIGGAIGRGGSAEEISSLFELADTVLFTAKKAGRNTVRMFDGSLGRPLPASALMADYSRSKASDVSAAIRDRTVFVVYQPIVDLEAERIIGFEALARLTTPDGSNIIPPIVISEARKQGLLDRLTIDIVTDAYVAMEEFLDIEPGAPTLHINIEATQITSPELLEHLEAMRKSHPRVQLRLEFTEASISDLNTDAIEQMRSLTQSGISFALDDYGQDHASAAALLRMPLHTVKIDKVFLADETNPRHKIILSSVAHLVSDLQMHTVVEGVETQSGHQTLVDLGITHAQGFLYGRPLTADDTKARLTDSGLTMWT
- a CDS encoding IclR family transcriptional regulator C-terminal domain-containing protein, whose translation is MTGVQAEQRDPRPASELPEPSDQYVQSLVRGLTVIRAFDADHPAMTLSEIAAQTSLTRATARRFLLTLVEVGYMQTDGRLFTLTPRVLELGFSYLSALTLPQVAQPYLEQLSRETGESSSASVLDGGDIVYVARVAVRRIMSVTISVGTRFEAYTTSMGRVLLAGLAPDDLLAHLDLVTFSQMTPRSIDSRAALLAELERVREQGFALVDQELEIGLRSMAVPVFDASQRVVAAINVSVSAGTRTPEEMRATLLAPLRHAATEISASLTAARRA
- a CDS encoding 3-oxoacid CoA-transferase subunit B, whose translation is MSGNSWTRRQIAERLAADVPDGAYMNLGIGLPTLVSNYLPSDREIILHTENGMLGMGPEAEQGHIDPDLINAGKLPVTELPGASYFHHGDSFGMMRGGHLDLCVLGAFQVSEKGDLSNWSTGAPDAIPAVGGAMDLAIGAKKVYVMMELASKDGRSKLVDTCTYPLTGLGCVDRLYTDRAIFELGRDGAAVIELVGETTVDELRELTGLPLRDETLTPANDAARANTSDQTNSSAQQKGALA
- a CDS encoding thiolase family protein yields the protein MTESFIYDGIRTPIGRFGKSLAGVRPDDLAAHVVSELVKRHPTLDTATIDDVFLGDANAAGEDNRNVARMASILAGLPTSVPGVTVNRLCGSGLEAAIQASRAVEAGDADLILAGGVESMSRAPWVLLKPERAYPAGSETLHSTTLGWRMVNPAMPSEWTIPLGETAEILADRYSISREEQDDFAVRSHQRADAAWNAGIYDDEVVLVPGTTLARDEGIRADSTRASLATLKPAFRRDGSVTAGNSSPLNDGAAAMFIGREGALDAQPLARIVSRAVAGNDPNIFGIAPVEAANKALARAGKTWADVDVVELNEAFAAQSLACLKLWPELDPEKVNVDGGALAIGHPLGASGARILLHLARALERRGGGVGVAAICIGVGQGLAVVLER